From one Flavobacterium kingsejongi genomic stretch:
- a CDS encoding DUF6495 family protein has product MKYTRLTKEQFDELHPEFINFLATQAIDKAEWDKIKIEKPEVAEQELDVFSDLIWEGVLTKAAYLEHFSKNIIFLFYCTEDAMHSIVLKSLMPETDFLSKEGLQWLSDNMFTETVEMQVGKKEFGPDRNQAIFDIIMQGAFLSDGQLYQQIDTIIRS; this is encoded by the coding sequence ATGAAATATACACGTTTGACAAAAGAGCAGTTTGATGAACTGCATCCTGAATTTATCAATTTCCTGGCTACACAAGCTATTGATAAAGCGGAATGGGATAAGATAAAAATAGAAAAACCGGAAGTAGCAGAACAGGAACTGGATGTGTTTTCAGATTTGATCTGGGAAGGCGTACTGACAAAAGCAGCCTACCTGGAGCATTTTTCAAAAAATATTATTTTCCTTTTTTACTGTACCGAAGATGCGATGCATTCTATAGTACTGAAAAGCCTGATGCCGGAAACCGATTTTCTAAGTAAGGAAGGATTGCAATGGCTGAGTGATAATATGTTCACAGAAACGGTTGAAATGCAAGTGGGTAAAAAAGAATTTGGACCTGACCGCAACCAGGCGATTTTTGATATCATTATGCAGGGCGCCTTTTTAAGTGATGGGCAGTTATACCAACAGATTGATACGATAATTCGCTCTTAA
- the rpsR gene encoding 30S ribosomal protein S18, whose amino-acid sequence MSTIEQSAKGKKDGDIRYLTPLNIETNKTKKYCRFKKSGIKYVDYKDPDFLLKFVNEQGKILPRRLTGTSLKYQRKVSVAVKRARHLALMPYVADLLK is encoded by the coding sequence ATGTCAACGATAGAACAATCAGCAAAAGGAAAAAAAGACGGAGATATCAGATATCTTACGCCTTTAAATATTGAAACTAACAAAACTAAAAAGTATTGTCGTTTCAAAAAGTCAGGTATTAAATATGTAGATTACAAAGATCCTGATTTCTTATTGAAATTCGTTAACGAACAAGGGAAGATCCTTCCACGTCGTTTAACTGGAACATCTTTGAAATACCAAAGAAAAGTGTCTGTAGCTGTGAAAAGAGCGCGTCACTTAGCACTAATGCCATATGTGGCTGATTTACTAAAATAA
- a CDS encoding LytR/AlgR family response regulator transcription factor gives MKLNCIVVDDSTIQRMIVTKLVNGHPNLNLVGEFSNAVDTRNCLAQKSADLIFLDIEMPVINGFDLLDGLKVKPQIIFITVKAEYALKAFDYDATDYLHKPISKDRFNAAVKRAIDLQILKKENTDEDGDHIFIKSNLKKLKIFTVRIKWIEAYGDYVKVVTDDENHLVLSTMKAFEGDLPKDKFIRVHKSFIVNIDKVEKFNSKYVEIGINKIPLSRNKKETLAKALHSD, from the coding sequence ATGAAACTGAACTGCATTGTCGTTGATGATAGCACCATCCAGAGAATGATTGTAACCAAATTGGTAAACGGCCATCCTAACCTTAATCTTGTAGGAGAATTCTCTAACGCCGTAGACACCCGAAACTGTCTCGCACAGAAATCTGCCGATCTTATTTTCTTAGATATTGAGATGCCTGTTATTAATGGATTTGACCTTTTGGACGGGTTAAAAGTCAAACCCCAGATTATTTTTATTACTGTCAAGGCCGAATATGCACTCAAAGCTTTTGATTATGACGCTACTGACTACCTTCATAAGCCCATTTCAAAGGACCGCTTTAATGCTGCCGTAAAAAGAGCCATTGACCTGCAGATCCTCAAAAAGGAAAACACTGATGAAGATGGGGATCATATTTTTATAAAAAGCAACCTTAAAAAATTAAAAATCTTTACCGTACGGATAAAGTGGATCGAAGCCTATGGCGATTATGTAAAAGTAGTTACTGATGACGAAAACCACCTGGTCCTTTCCACGATGAAGGCTTTTGAAGGCGACCTGCCTAAGGATAAATTTATCCGTGTGCATAAATCTTTTATTGTCAACATTGACAAGGTGGAGAAATTCAACAGCAAATATGTGGAGATCGGGATCAACAAAATACCATTAAGCCGTAACAAAAAGGAAACGCTGGCAAAAGCCCTTCATTCGGATTAA
- the rplI gene encoding 50S ribosomal protein L9 has product MELILRQDVQNLGFKDDVVTVKNGYGRNFLIPQGVAHLATPSAKKVLAENLKQRAFKEAKIVEDAKKLAEKIKAIEIKISAKAGGEKLFGSVTNADIAEALEKAGQPIDRKFITSGIVKRVGKYTANVRLHRDVIVELSYEIIAEK; this is encoded by the coding sequence ATGGAACTTATATTAAGACAAGACGTACAGAATTTAGGTTTTAAAGATGATGTTGTTACCGTGAAAAACGGTTACGGACGTAACTTTTTAATCCCTCAGGGTGTTGCTCATTTAGCAACTCCTTCAGCTAAAAAAGTATTGGCTGAAAATCTAAAACAAAGAGCTTTCAAAGAAGCTAAAATTGTTGAAGATGCTAAAAAATTAGCGGAAAAAATTAAAGCTATTGAAATTAAAATTTCTGCAAAAGCAGGTGGTGAAAAACTTTTCGGTTCAGTAACTAATGCTGATATCGCTGAAGCTTTGGAAAAAGCAGGACAGCCTATCGACAGAAAATTCATCACAAGTGGAATCGTTAAACGTGTCGGTAAATATACTGCTAACGTTAGACTTCACAGAGATGTAATCGTAGAATTATCTTACGAAATCATTGCTGAGAAATAA
- the rpsF gene encoding 30S ribosomal protein S6, which translates to MNHYETVFILNPVLSEQQVKETVSKFEDFLTTKGAEMVSKEDWGLKKMAYEIQNKKSGFYHLFEFKVAPEVLIAFETEFRRDERVMRFLTVSLDKHAISWAERRRTKLKASKA; encoded by the coding sequence ATGAATCATTATGAAACTGTTTTCATCTTGAATCCCGTTTTATCTGAACAACAGGTAAAGGAAACAGTAAGCAAATTCGAAGATTTTCTTACGACTAAAGGAGCAGAGATGGTATCCAAAGAAGATTGGGGCCTGAAAAAAATGGCTTACGAAATTCAGAACAAGAAAAGTGGTTTTTACCATTTATTCGAATTCAAAGTAGCTCCTGAAGTACTTATTGCTTTTGAAACTGAATTCAGACGTGATGAGAGAGTGATGCGTTTTCTTACTGTAAGTTTAGATAAACATGCTATCTCATGGGCTGAAAGAAGAAGAACTAAATTAAAAGCATCTAAAGCGTAA
- the ligA gene encoding NAD-dependent DNA ligase LigA: MEIQNKIQSLREELNLHNYNYYVLDMPTISDYDFDIKLKELQGLEEQYPEFFDANSPTQRVGGAITKNFETVPHKTRMYSLDNSYSKEDLLDWEKRLQKNLGDVALEYVCELKYDGASISITYENGKLKRAVTRGDGFQGDDVTNNIKTIRSIPLQLKGDYPDSFEIRGEIILPLEGFAKMNQELIEIGETPYSNPRNTASGSLKLQDSAEVAKRPLDCLLYTFLGNDVRFATHFESLEKARSFGFKAPKETKLVKDMQGIFDFIDYWDVHRHDLPYETDGVVIKVNDLHLQEELGFTSKSPRWAIAYKFKAEQVSTKLDAISYQVGRTGAITPVANLQPVQLAGTIVKRASLHNADQIEKLDIRVGDTVFVEKGGEIIPKIIGVDFTQRSLDLLPTVYITNCPECQTALVRKEGEAQHYCPNFYGCPPQIIGRIQHYISRKAMDIEGLGGETVALLFNNGLIQNYADLYELTIDQVIPLERMAQKSAENLINGIEKSKQIPFESVLFALGIRYVGETVAKKLARHYKSIDNLAKATLMDLILVDEIGERIAQSVVDFFENAENQLLIQRLKEYGVQLEMAQQKENASDKFAGKTFVVSGVFSVYSRDELKNAIEDNGGKVGSSISAKTNYVIAGENMGPAKLEKAVKLNVPIISENDFIQMLES, translated from the coding sequence ATGGAAATTCAAAATAAAATCCAGTCTTTACGGGAGGAACTCAACCTCCATAATTATAATTATTATGTACTGGATATGCCCACAATTTCGGATTATGATTTTGATATCAAACTGAAAGAGCTTCAGGGGCTTGAGGAGCAGTATCCGGAGTTTTTTGATGCTAATTCTCCAACACAGCGTGTGGGCGGTGCAATCACTAAAAATTTTGAAACAGTTCCCCATAAAACCCGAATGTATTCCCTTGATAATTCGTATTCCAAAGAAGACCTGCTGGATTGGGAAAAACGACTCCAGAAGAATCTGGGGGATGTTGCTTTGGAATATGTCTGTGAGCTAAAGTATGATGGTGCCTCGATTAGCATTACGTATGAAAATGGCAAATTGAAACGTGCAGTAACACGTGGTGATGGTTTTCAGGGTGATGATGTGACGAATAATATAAAGACAATACGTTCCATTCCATTACAGCTAAAAGGCGATTATCCGGACAGTTTTGAAATCCGTGGTGAAATCATATTGCCGTTGGAGGGGTTTGCTAAAATGAATCAGGAACTGATAGAAATTGGTGAAACTCCCTATTCCAATCCCCGAAATACTGCTTCCGGAAGCCTTAAACTGCAGGATAGTGCCGAAGTGGCAAAACGACCGCTTGATTGTCTTTTGTATACTTTTTTAGGTAATGATGTCCGTTTTGCAACCCATTTTGAAAGTTTGGAAAAAGCACGGAGTTTTGGTTTTAAAGCTCCCAAAGAAACAAAGTTGGTGAAAGATATGCAGGGTATTTTTGATTTCATTGACTATTGGGATGTTCACCGCCATGACCTGCCGTATGAAACCGATGGTGTTGTGATTAAGGTCAATGATCTTCATCTGCAGGAAGAGCTTGGGTTTACGTCGAAATCTCCACGTTGGGCGATAGCCTACAAATTCAAAGCAGAGCAGGTGTCTACAAAATTAGATGCTATTTCCTATCAGGTGGGTAGAACTGGTGCTATTACGCCTGTGGCTAACCTTCAGCCAGTACAATTAGCAGGAACCATTGTAAAACGGGCTTCGCTTCACAATGCTGACCAGATAGAAAAATTAGATATCCGCGTGGGAGATACTGTTTTTGTAGAGAAAGGCGGCGAAATTATTCCAAAGATTATTGGTGTTGACTTTACACAACGATCTTTAGACCTTCTGCCGACAGTATACATTACGAATTGCCCGGAATGCCAGACAGCTTTGGTGCGAAAAGAAGGGGAGGCACAACATTATTGTCCTAACTTTTATGGTTGTCCGCCACAGATTATAGGCCGGATCCAGCATTATATTTCCCGAAAAGCTATGGATATTGAAGGGCTGGGAGGAGAGACCGTCGCATTGTTGTTTAATAATGGCCTGATTCAGAATTATGCTGATTTATACGAACTTACAATCGACCAGGTGATTCCTTTAGAGCGTATGGCTCAGAAATCGGCTGAGAATTTGATCAACGGAATTGAAAAGTCGAAGCAAATCCCATTCGAAAGTGTATTGTTTGCTTTGGGGATTCGATATGTTGGAGAAACCGTAGCCAAAAAACTGGCCCGTCATTATAAGAGTATTGATAACCTCGCCAAAGCCACGCTGATGGACCTGATCCTGGTGGATGAAATTGGGGAACGAATCGCTCAGAGTGTAGTGGATTTCTTTGAGAATGCCGAAAATCAATTACTTATACAGCGATTGAAAGAGTATGGGGTGCAATTGGAAATGGCACAACAAAAAGAAAATGCCAGTGATAAATTTGCAGGAAAAACTTTTGTAGTGTCCGGTGTTTTTTCTGTTTATTCAAGAGATGAGCTTAAAAATGCAATTGAAGATAATGGTGGAAAGGTCGGGAGCTCTATTTCGGCAAAGACCAATTATGTG